A genomic region of uncultured Acidilobus sp. JCHS contains the following coding sequences:
- a CDS encoding cobalt transport protein ATP-binding subunit, which produces MGVAGLNVAVVEDLWWRYEGREDYALRGLSLEVRRGEVLAVMGHSGAGKTTLALAMTGIIPQRVPGEIRGHVEVLGLSTLRADVAEIARRASIVFEDPEVQFVMSTVEDEIALALEPLRLSRDEMRRRVLWSLELVGLDRGFLNRSPLQLSGGEKQRVAIAAAVAREPELLILDEPTSDLDPVGKEEVVAALRRLRRELDMTVVLIEHEPEYVAEFADRVVVLREGRVAMEGGPGEVFSRVDELRSHGVSPPEVSELAARLGLGPVYRLEQAVERLRGSVRALRAFSPGDGGGAAAGETIVECREVRYDYPGGVQALRGASLEVRGGELMALVGPNGSGKTTLAKVMAGLLRPSAGEVRVMGRRIEEYDRLTLSSTVAYVYQNPDHQIFNKTVYEEVAFGLRLRGLPEGEVRARALRALELFGLRGLEGEHPFFLSKGEKRRLALASVYVLNPRALIVDEPTTGQDARFSESLFAMLRGLAREGRAVVVVTHSIPLAARYADRFVVMKGGRVIASGPPRRVLTSPAADEGRLTRPQALRLAMALGIDSGQAPLSVEELLRALGVGSGPAAPGEQA; this is translated from the coding sequence GTGGGGGTGGCTGGCTTGAACGTCGCCGTTGTCGAGGACCTCTGGTGGAGGTACGAGGGGAGGGAGGACTACGCCCTCAGGGGGCTCAGCCTTGAGGTCAGGAGGGGCGAGGTGCTTGCGGTCATGGGCCACTCCGGGGCAGGGAAGACCACGCTCGCCCTCGCGATGACGGGCATCATACCCCAGAGGGTGCCGGGCGAGATCAGGGGACATGTTGAGGTCCTCGGGCTCAGCACGCTGAGGGCGGACGTGGCAGAGATAGCGAGGAGGGCCTCCATAGTCTTCGAGGACCCAGAGGTACAGTTCGTCATGAGCACGGTAGAGGACGAGATAGCCCTGGCCCTTGAGCCCCTCCGCCTCAGCAGGGACGAGATGAGGAGGAGGGTGCTGTGGAGCCTTGAGCTGGTGGGCCTTGACAGGGGCTTCCTCAACAGGTCGCCCCTCCAGCTCTCGGGCGGGGAGAAGCAGAGGGTAGCCATAGCGGCTGCAGTCGCGAGGGAGCCAGAGCTCCTAATACTTGACGAGCCAACCTCTGACCTCGACCCCGTCGGCAAGGAGGAGGTGGTGGCCGCCCTGAGGAGGCTCAGGAGGGAGCTCGACATGACTGTCGTCCTGATTGAGCACGAGCCCGAGTACGTGGCCGAGTTCGCTGACAGGGTGGTCGTCCTGAGGGAGGGGAGGGTAGCCATGGAGGGAGGGCCGGGCGAGGTGTTCTCAAGGGTTGACGAGCTGAGGTCCCACGGCGTCAGCCCCCCTGAGGTCTCTGAGCTCGCCGCGAGGCTCGGGCTCGGCCCCGTCTACCGGCTTGAGCAGGCCGTGGAAAGGCTCAGGGGCTCCGTGAGGGCCCTCAGGGCCTTCAGCCCGGGGGACGGAGGGGGCGCAGCGGCTGGCGAGACCATAGTTGAGTGCAGGGAGGTCCGCTACGATTACCCCGGCGGCGTCCAGGCCCTCAGGGGGGCATCGCTTGAGGTGAGGGGCGGCGAGCTGATGGCCCTGGTGGGCCCCAACGGGAGCGGCAAGACGACGCTGGCCAAGGTGATGGCTGGCCTCCTGAGGCCCTCAGCCGGGGAGGTCAGGGTCATGGGGAGGAGAATTGAGGAGTACGACAGGCTAACCCTCTCCTCAACAGTGGCCTACGTCTACCAGAACCCCGACCACCAGATATTCAACAAGACGGTATACGAGGAGGTGGCCTTCGGCCTCAGGCTCAGGGGCCTCCCGGAGGGCGAGGTGAGGGCCAGGGCGCTGAGGGCCCTTGAGCTGTTCGGCCTGAGGGGGCTTGAGGGCGAGCACCCGTTCTTCCTGAGCAAGGGGGAGAAGAGGAGGCTGGCGCTGGCCTCGGTCTACGTGCTCAACCCGAGGGCGCTCATAGTTGATGAGCCCACGACAGGCCAGGACGCCAGGTTCAGCGAGTCCCTCTTCGCCATGCTTAGGGGGCTGGCCCGCGAGGGCAGGGCCGTTGTGGTCGTGACCCACTCGATACCGCTGGCGGCCCGCTACGCCGACAGGTTCGTGGTCATGAAGGGGGGCAGGGTTATAGCCAGCGGCCCGCCGAGGAGGGTCCTGACGTCGCCGGCTGCTGACGAGGGCAGGCTCACGAGGCCCCAGGCGCTCAGGCTCGCCATGGCCCTGGGCATCGACTCGGGCCAGGCGCCCCTCAGCGTCGAGGAGCTCCTCAGGGCCCTCGGGGTGGGCAGCGGGCCTGCGGCCCCCGGCGAACAGGCCTAG
- a CDS encoding Adenine/guanine phosphoribosyltransferase (PRPP-binding), translating into MGLNMNVKMRKLGSARLQLLAVEALRGLRRFMGGREVIELLEREGLRVTQVDLSRYVNGSVLPSPERSLEILRALARANALGLALQRKLTIDERGVVNIAAVAHDMAVLGLAAARAYAELEDVGVDKVLTAAVNGVPLGTLVAHALGAGLCVARQDQDASAESYIEVRYFAPDPPRYAHLYLPSFALSRGDRVLIVDDLLRSGRTLRALSELTFLGGAKVVAVLSLLAMGEDWRSAVPRTASKVIVGLEVKGLQRAQGGL; encoded by the coding sequence TTGGGACTTAACATGAATGTGAAAATGAGGAAGCTTGGGAGCGCGAGGCTGCAGCTCCTGGCCGTCGAGGCCCTCAGGGGGCTGAGGAGGTTCATGGGCGGGAGGGAGGTAATCGAGCTCCTGGAAAGGGAGGGGCTGAGGGTCACGCAGGTAGACCTGAGCCGCTACGTGAACGGCTCCGTCCTGCCCAGCCCTGAGCGGTCCCTCGAGATCCTGAGGGCCCTGGCGAGGGCCAACGCGCTGGGCCTGGCCCTGCAGAGGAAGCTTACCATCGACGAGAGGGGGGTCGTCAACATAGCCGCCGTCGCCCACGACATGGCCGTGCTGGGCCTCGCGGCCGCCAGGGCGTACGCGGAGCTTGAGGACGTAGGGGTTGACAAGGTCCTCACGGCAGCCGTTAACGGCGTGCCCCTGGGGACCCTGGTGGCCCACGCCCTCGGGGCTGGCCTGTGCGTGGCAAGGCAAGACCAGGACGCCAGCGCCGAGAGCTACATCGAGGTCAGGTACTTCGCCCCGGACCCGCCGAGGTACGCACACCTCTACCTGCCGTCCTTCGCGCTGAGCAGGGGGGACAGGGTCCTCATAGTAGATGACCTCCTCCGCTCCGGGAGGACGCTGAGGGCCCTCTCCGAGCTCACCTTCCTAGGAGGGGCGAAGGTCGTCGCGGTCCTCTCCCTCCTAGCCATGGGCGAGGACTGGAGGTCGGCCGTGCCGAGGACAGCGTCAAAGGTCATCGTGGGCCTTGAGGTAAAGGGGCTCCAAAGGGCCCAGGGCGGTCTGTAA
- a CDS encoding ABC-type cobalt transport system, permease component CbiQ, which translates to MPTILGELVGAEARSRGYMNLHVLSKVFLPLFISLSLPFARQPLQALAAALVSVAACVAAGVPLSAMKRYLAVIISLVAFIVLAFSLFAQVPGRVLYEVTLVSIHAQRGVVEWKLVITDTGLWYSAAFILRVFAMVLSAVLLLASVTDRDLVWGLLSLRAPFGASVAASLFFRGIHFFVSDFYTVREAMMARGVDFERSSLARRFRLYSNALIPLLSLMVTRSYEVSLALESRGIAPGSRSASGYHVYRLRPADYAVLAVGASVLAAFIAWGWLA; encoded by the coding sequence ATGCCAACGATACTGGGCGAGCTGGTGGGGGCAGAGGCAAGGTCCAGGGGCTACATGAACCTGCACGTGCTTTCTAAGGTCTTTCTCCCCCTCTTCATCTCCCTCTCCCTCCCGTTCGCCAGGCAGCCCCTGCAGGCCCTGGCCGCGGCCCTGGTGTCGGTGGCGGCCTGCGTCGCGGCCGGCGTGCCCCTGTCCGCCATGAAGAGGTACCTGGCCGTCATAATCAGCCTCGTCGCGTTCATAGTTCTGGCCTTCTCCCTGTTCGCCCAGGTCCCCGGCAGGGTCCTCTACGAGGTCACGCTGGTCAGCATACACGCCCAGAGGGGGGTCGTGGAGTGGAAGCTGGTCATAACTGACACGGGGCTCTGGTACTCGGCTGCCTTCATACTTAGGGTGTTCGCAATGGTCCTCTCGGCCGTACTTCTCCTTGCCAGCGTCACGGACAGGGACCTGGTGTGGGGCCTCCTCTCGCTCAGGGCCCCCTTCGGCGCCAGCGTGGCGGCCTCCCTCTTCTTCAGGGGCATCCACTTCTTCGTCTCGGACTTCTACACTGTGAGGGAGGCTATGATGGCGAGGGGCGTCGACTTCGAGAGGTCATCGCTCGCCAGGCGGTTCAGGCTCTACTCCAACGCCCTGATCCCCCTCCTCTCGCTCATGGTCACCCGCAGCTACGAGGTATCGCTTGCCCTGGAGTCAAGGGGGATAGCGCCGGGGAGCAGGTCAGCCTCGGGCTACCACGTGTACAGGCTGAGGCCGGCCGACTACGCTGTCCTGGCCGTTGGGGCCTCAGTCCTCGCGGCGTTCATAGCGTGGGGGTGGCTGGCTTGA